In Mya arenaria isolate MELC-2E11 chromosome 1, ASM2691426v1, the genomic stretch CATTGACAATAATGCTCAATTTGGAAGCCAGGTGACCCCAGGtaattttggaattatttgaaatttacttatcacaaatatgtatttattgttcaatgaaTGACAAGACAGATAAATTGATAGGAGtttttgttctttgtttcaaatcaaatgaGAGGTGAAATGTCCACCACCCTAACCTGCTGCCCCCGCTTACCCTAACTGCCAAAATTTGTGAAATGCAATCTTTCAAGGCCAAAAAATCTTGTTTGTGTaatattgttctttattatttaacatattcttTCTCCACACTTACAGCCCATCCAAATGATACCAATACTATCGTGTCACAAGGCCCCAATACTATCATGTCACAAGGCCCCAATACTATCGTGTCACAAGGCCCCAATACTATCGTGTCAcaaggccccaatttctcgaaagttaTTAAGCTTAACAAGCTTAAGAAGCTTACTTAATGAAACCAATTTTTACTTATCTTGATTTTACTAATTAAAAATTAGCATTAgtaattatcataaaatgaTTTCTGTTAAAATTCTagtcttaaaaatgtaaaaaatacaccaatataccaatttaaaacaaaaatagtgagctaagCTTAAGCCTGTTTCAAAGAACTTAAGATGTTTCGGGAAAATAGCGGCCAGGCATCAAAATTTCACATAATCGTACACAGGTTATCTTAATGACGGCAATGTATTGCACCACttgggaaaatataaatttccgTTTACACTTATAAAGAACATCTCCCATTGAATTAAACTATAATTCTCTACAAAACTGTTAGAAGTCATTAAATATCTACCCCAACAGACTGTGGTATatggaatacatttttatttcttccaaTCATGAAATCCAAAAACATCTGGTCAAAGTCATAATCAGATGACATACCACAGTCTCCTCCAGGCCCATAAGGTCCTGTCGGCCTTGTTCACGTCTGTCGCGCTGTAAGGACAGCTCAGCAAGACGCGATGATTTATCGCTTTCTTCCTGCTTGAGTTTGTCATAGTCTGACTGCAGTTTCTCAAGGGCTAAGGTCAACTTCTGGTTTGTGCTGTAAATAGAGAAGTTTGGTTACTTATGGTACAAAGCAATCGATTGATCCATTGGCAGTGGGTCAGTCACTACCAGGGGTATGATTTCTCACTTTCGTCCTGCTTCAGGTAGTCACTTCTAAAGGGCCAGGGTAAGCTTCTTGCTTGTGATGTAGCTTATATATAGTTTCAGAGCCTGTTCAAACATCAAGAATATGAAGTCATTTGCAGAAATGGTCCCATAGAGGAAAAcatgatgttttcatttttgtaagaATTTGCCATCATAAGGAGACAATCATAGCTATTACATCCATGTTTGTTTAGTTATTCTAAATCTTGGTTAAcagctgtttttgttttaactttaattcCTAAACAGGATTATTTTCGAAGATGTCGTCACATACAACATGTTTTAGAACTGCTTTCACCTCCAACAGTGTTTGTTTCAAACTCAATTGACTCTAATTATACggcttgttttaaaataaaaaaacacaaacaaaatgtttctaaTTAAATACCTACTCCTTCAGTCGGTACCAAAAGCCCTGTTTGGTTGCTATTTCATCCCTCAGTGAGGATAAGTGCTTTGAGTGGTTAACTACGTGTGCCCCCATCTGGGCCTCAGGGGCTtgttctaaattatttttttagacaaacaaaatgtttctaaTTAATTTCTTACTCTTTCAGTTGGTCCACAAGGCCCTGCTTGGTGGCTATTTCGTCCCTCAGTGAGGATAACTGCTTGGAGTGCTGTTCTCTGTGGACCTCCATCTGGGCCTCGAGGGCTTGTTTCATGTCCATGGACGTCTGTAGCTCCTCCTTCGCCGACACATGCACTTGCTCTGTGGAAGAAAATGAGACGCTAGATATAAtgggaaaaaaaataaaaattaagacTTCGAATAAGACTAAAATAAACTAAAGAAGTTGAAAATTGGATTAAaagaatttaatatttattatggcTCTTTGAGAAAGTTTTTACAAATACCTCCatgaggcctaaaaaaattacatttggttcccgaccctacctacgaaataggcgccaaCCCTACAAGGGAGTTTCAAATCTtgaaagctttatacagaagattacatTAACACCATTTTCCAATAAAGACAATAACGTGCTAAGactaattaaaaaaagaagcctacctaccctacccatttttgaaaaggatgttaccctatCCAAACAAATTTTTTTGGCCTGAAAAACTAACAGATCTTCCATCATACACATTCTCTGACATTCTGACCACTACAACAGAGAGTAAAGAGTacaatttaagtaaattaaGGATTACCAAGTGTATGTGTCTCACTTATTGGTATTAACAACCTACCAGCAGCTGCTGCAGCCACAACTCTCTCATTCAGCATATCCATATTTTCTTCAAGCTGTCTCTTCTTAGCATCCACATCCTGGATGGTTTCTTGGAGGGACTTCATCTTAGCCTCGTGCTGAAAGTGGGCAGAAAGTGCTCAAAATAATGGTTGAATGTAACCTTGAAAACCATGTATTcagcaatttattttgaaatcatcttTTTGAATGCATTCCTTAATCTCACATATTTCAGAACCATGCATTCAGAGAAGCTGAGAATCCCAAGcatagttttatttgtacagttaTTTGAAAAGAGTGTGTTGGATGATCCACATGTTAAGAATTTTGAACCCTCAGAAAATAATGTTGAGTATTGAACTCCAGATGTGCAGCGAAATAAATCACTGTGTATCAAATCCCAATTTTCTTCAAGCAGTCCCTTCTTTGCTTCCATACCATGTTTGATTTCTTTGAGAGAATTCATTCTTGCTTCACAAAAGAAGATTGTGCATAAAAAGTCTTATGTAACcttcataacaatatattattttccaaTATCTTCAAGCAGTCTGTTCTTTGCTTTGATATCATTAGTGATTTCTTTGAGAGAATTCTTCTTTGACTCATAAGAAAAGAATGTGGGTTACTTCGGGGTTTTTGTTTAATAGCCAACAACGACAATAATTTCACAATACCTCTACTTTTTCGCTTGAAACTCACCTGCTGGATAACCAGCCGGCATTCATCAAGTTCTTTTTCGGCAGTTGAGAGCTTGCTATTGACATCAGCCTGGGTTGACTCAAGAGCCTGTGCCCGCATGACGAGCGTTTTCACCTCGGACTTCATCTTGCTGATGTAAAGACGAGCCACGGTGAATTCCTCCTCAATCTTGTCACTGTTGCCCGTTACCATCTGTGAGGAATAAAGATACATGTAGCACTGTTTGACATTTTACGAGACGAAACGAAAGTAGTAATAATCTATTAAATACAGATATCgaagcatacatgtatttagtgtTGGGAAGTGGTTCCTattttactatcgataatcggttccactcaagtaaccgattatcgatagtacaaacatttttttaaaatactagaaattgtagttttattcatgtacagtattaaactcttaccggtaatcattatatgcatatacgttatgtctatgattaaagttattaagtgttgttgtataaaaaatagtttattttcttgctcattgtggctttcatcagccattttgttaaaaataacatctgaacacttactaattttttttataatttttttttccgatgatcaattttaaccaaatataATTGATTGTCGCAGATTTCAGGCCGAACCAACCAATTTTTGATTATAATGGATCATCTGAACACTAAATGTATTATTAGAATTCTTCAATACGTCATGAAAAGATATCAGGGCTGGTAAGGTTTTGACTAGCAATTTTCCCGGACCAAACTATCAGTGTTCATAGGAGCTTAATAGGTCATCTATGAgcataataaataatgttgGCCTGGgaaatacaattcaattaaTAGTGCcaataaagatttgttgaagtATTTGATTTTACCAGAAAGTAAGAAACTGCCTTAGCCTAATTCCCTTCTTTCTGCtatttttacaaattgtttCACAGCCCTAAATCTCAGGTTCCAAATTTCCCTGACTTTTGCTCAATTCCAAAATTTCCCTGAACAAATTATAAATTCCCTGAATTCCTAGGTTCTtttttccctgacttttccctAACCTTGGAAACCCTGTTGATAAGAGTCATGGGACGTGCTCCACATGTGGATATTGTCATAttgaacatgtataccaagttccaTGTTAATATCTCTCAGGTAATTGCCACAGTTGATGCTTCAAACGCTTAAAACAATAATGCTTTGACAATGccttattttttcattgaaaaacagacaagctaaaaaatATCATCTAAATTTTTGAATATCGTATAAAATTTGAATGAAGGCTGTATTTACTGTCTATTCCATCTATCAAAACAGAGACTGTGCATGAGACATATGTTTGGCGAAAATTAATGAGTATGATTATATACTGTTGTTCACTCTCTGTTGTGTTGATGGGAAGACAAATCgttcatatataaatacaacattgtGAACCTACCTTTGTCTCAGCAGAGTTTCCGCCCACGATGGTGCCGATATCACTGAGGTCTCTAAGCAGAGACATCATCATATCGGTAATCCTCTTACGCTGGTGAAGGGAGGAATCCTTGGTAGTGTCCAGCTCTGACTGTAGACTGTTCAACAGGTTCTAGAGggaaataacaatatttaatcactaacaaaacaattcacggaatacaaatttcaatttcAGAGATTCAAGACCTACCGTATTTCAGCAAGTGATCTATTGAATAAAGGATATTCCATAAGTGgtcattcaatacaaaacatattaaaggacttaataaattttgtattgaatgacCACAAATGTAATATCATCTTTACATcctaaatacataaaatatctcTATACAGTAGAAATGTTCATTAATGACATCACAATAAAAGTTAATACACTAATTACAGATGAATAATCTATGATGTTGATTTCATTATGGCAATGTGAGAATGatacagggttcgaatttagactcgcatactcacAAAATGCGAGCGatatttgcaaattgcgagtgacttttattcaagctcgcaaaattctgagAGTGGCTTTTGTTAGATGACAAAACGTTAAAACAAAGGTAGAATAAACATGATCCTAACTCCGCTATGTAGTCAAGAGTGATCAGTCTATaaatggcatgtttacactaccagtatagaGTAGGCTTTATGGAGTCACGCtctaagttttcaaaaatagaacaagtacggaaaaggccgagtatAATCTTggatctttccgggatgctccgaggcgtgccaAATACAAAGCgaatacaaatgacgtaatcacctagctcagtcattggctaaatttaacGCTTTCGCgttatatgtaaaccccatcaacctttaAATATATCCGCCCAAGTCAAAGTGAACAATGCCaatggacagctttgttatcaaaaagcggcCAGCATCCGATGAGTcatctgtaccccccccccccaaaaaaaaataagccatcaacaatttctagtagtcgagtcactcaagattgatactttttaatattcataatatgtgtaAGGTGTACatatctactttaattagacaatattataggggaataaagcaaataataaaattgcgagttgatttttcattttgcgaggtGCCTCAAAAAAaaactcgcaaaattttgcgagtactcttcaaagttaaattcgaaccctgtgaTATACCGTAAATAGGTGTACAATTTATTAGTTAGTTTTGACAAGTCAAgccatataaaatattttttttaaagaatatagaCCCTCAAAAACAATTAAGGTAAATGTTAGATTTATTTTACGTTGCAATGATCATTGATGATCAAGAACTTGCAACATAAGCTCTGTAAAGCTTTTTACCatatgtacagttttaaaatctgCTATGTACATGTAATGAAGAACCATTTACCATTCCTGGgttataacaattattatcatCAACATAGCTCTGAGTAGGGATCAAACCCAGGACCTTCTGATTCAAAGCTAATATGCTAACCACGCGATCATCGCGATCATCAATAAGACAGAATGATATGCGAAAAATTACCATAAAATCCACTTACAATTTTCTGAGAGAGTTCATCATTCAGCTGGTCATATTCGTTATTCTTTGCTTCCACTTCCTGGGATTTCTGGTCATAGTTCATAGCCAGCTCCTCAAGGGCCTGAAATAGGGGTCAGGAATTATTTACTATAAATAGGGGCCACACAACATAAGAAAGTGTGTGTTCTAAGATTTCTTCAATAAGCTCTATATATGGCTTCATTTATCCAGGTTTTTTAAGCTTAAAGTCATCTCTTCCATTGTCTGAAATAATAAATCACTTTTTCTCCGTGAATTTTATGAGTGTGTCTATAGTGTAATTACCACATGTGTATCTTAAACTTGTAGAACTtcctcccttgacttcattcTTGGCTGCGTCATACTTCTGTGGAGTGACAGTATCCATAATatatgataatttttattttatttaccatGACCTTAGCAGCATCATACTTCTAAGACAGAGTATCAGTCACCATTAGAGACTCTTTCTACTTCTGTGTGTTTACAAATTTAGTGTCACATGTGTACTTCTCAATTTATGTCCACATTATTTTGACACAAGAGTATAATTTTACCTGTTCTTGACTTCATCCTTTGCAGTGTCATACTCATAGGAGAGAGTGGTAGCTTTAGCTTGTAGGGACTCAATCTCCTTCCTGTGTGTTCACAGAGCTGGTGCCACATATGTACATTTCAAATATGTCCACATTATCTTCTAATAAGTGTAACTCTTACCTGTTATACTTCCATGACTTCATCCATGGCAGAGTCATACTCCTGAGAGAGAGTGGCCGAGTCGGCTTGTAGGGTGACAGGGTCTCAATCTCGTATTTGTGTGTTCACAGACTTTGTGCCACATGTGTACATTTCAAATGTGTTATTTTGCAATGAGTGTAACTCTTACCTGTAAGACTTCCTTGACTTCATCCTTGGCAGAGTCATACTCCTGAGAGAGAGTGGCAGAGTCAGCTTGTAGGGACTCTTTCTCCCTCCTCTCCTGAGCGATCAGCTCCTCCTGCTCCAGCAACTGTTGTTGTATCTTCTCAATCAGCTGGCATTGCTCATTGATTTCATCATCCTGGGGGTAAATCAATGTTATTGTAAGAGATATATTGTCAATTGTAATCCATGTTGTTATTAAACAGGTACAAAAGCAACTCATTATTGTTGTCTgatttgatttttcatttgttttattggaaactaagaaaaattgttttattggaTACAAAGAAAAAATTAAAGGCCCTATGTTCATAActtgaataattaataataacttcTCAATATGCTAATAACATCATTAATGACatcaatgttaattttaaacGTGAACACTTTAATGATGTGCTACTATACTAAATATAGACAAGTGCAGCTAAAACAgctgtctcaaatcttgttagaaatactgcaatTCACAAATGTACCCATTAAACACTTAGAGCATTCAAGATTCGAAAGAAAACAATGGGGAcgttaacaacatttttaacttaaacaaaattctgaacaacCAGCCCCTTGATTATTCGAGGGCTAAGTGCAATACAGTTTAAACACCATGCAAAGAAGGGGTTGCCTATGTCTTTTATACTAAGCTCTTGAAATTCTCAACTGGCCAAATGAAAGCAAACAAATTCCAGCTGGACGTTATAATATGTTGCtctttcatgtttaaattctgTACAATtcgaaacaaaaagaaatatgagCAGGTCTCTTTAAAACACCATGAAAGACTCTTAAAAGATCTTAACATTGTAAAAGCACACCTTATCATCAAGAAGCTGGTACAATTTCATCTTGTCAGCCTCGAAGGAAGCTTTGTCTGCCTCGGATATGACAATAGAACCCGTCATACTGCCAATCATTGATGTAGAGGGCGTAGCAGTCATGGAATCCTCGGTGCCTGCTTTCTTAACATCAACTTGTTCGTTTTCGGGAACTGATTGGCCTGTAAGAAAGATAGGAGAGTCAAGTGAATATAAACATGCTGATGGAACCAGTCATTACGCTGATCATTGATTTAGAGGCCATGATAACCATGAAATCTGCAGTGCCTGCTTTTTTAACCAGAGACACAAATGTAAAAACACCACTAACAGACCTTATGCATCAAACAGCTTTATCAATACATGATGGCATTACTGCCTTGAAACAGCCaagctttaaataattatgaacttTTTTATCCTGCCTACAAATACTcatgaataaaaattaaaaagtttaaaacatgaaatcagTATTACATCAAACACTTCACTAACTTAATGAGCGCAGTAGTTCACCAAGAGGGTAAACTCACTGCTCCTCCTAGCAGCTGACTCAGCCTGAAGCTTTTCAAGAATCGGCTTCAATTCAGAGTTCGTCTCCTTCTCAAATTCATATCCCCCACCCCCAATATATATCTTACAAAAACTAAAATCATCCCCTGAACTCACTGCTCCTCCAAGCAGCTAATTCAGTCAGAACCTTTTCAAGTATCCTCTACAATTCAGAGTTCTTCTCTTCCTGAATCTCATATCCCCCCTTCCATTCATTCTAACCAAATATATCTTACAAATGGGTGAATCATTCCCCCCTACTCACCGCTCCTCCAAGCAGCTAACTCCGCCTGCAGATTTTCAATGACAGTCTTCAGTTTGGAGTTCTTTTCCTTCTCTCTCTCATATCTCCGTTTCCATTCCTCGGCAGTCAGCTCCTCGTTCACACACACCACATTCTTGATCGTCTTGGCTCTAGAGGggtgtataaaaatatatgctttTGTAATATCCCAACGATATTTTTCCAAAGGGGGGAAAATAGTGTGTAAAACGTGTTTGCTTTCATATTTTCATGATGATAATTTATGACCTTTCACCAGAAGGGgagatatattgtttaaaagtatttgcTTTTGTATTTTCCTAGTGATGATTTATTATCTTGCTCTAGAGAAGGAGACATATTATGACATTGCCTTATCTTTCTTAAGAAGGGAGATATTctgtgtaaaaataattgctttttattttcctgttttcattttatgatcTATTCCTGATGGACTTGATGACAGATTTTgctatcatttaatattttagattttgaaGTATCAAAGAGGAATCAAATGAAGGAGCAGACAAGACCTCTTCGTGTTTACCCTTCAGACATAATGTGCATTTGATACAAGTCGGTCAATAATATTTAGACATCTGTAAACCATTTGAAATAACGTAATCactttttacaaacatttttgtaattaatttatCTCTTAGTTTAGTATCATGTAGAGTAACAGATAAAAGTAACAGATTTATTACTTCAATATTAATTGGATATCCTACATATACAACATATCAAGTTTGCATTATTCAATCCATATAAAAGAATGCCAAGTTCTCACCTCTGTCCAAACAGCAGGGTAGACTTGGTCTCTGAATCGTTATACGATGCTGGAGAACAACAGATGATCATTGTTGTGCGAGCGTTGCCTCCTAAACTCTCCTGTAGGATACGGGTCAACTTGCTGTCTCGATAGGGAACATGGCTTTTCTGTAATGGAGTGAATAATAAGTTAGATTTGTTAGATTAAACTTGTCAGACTGGTTATATTATGCAGGTTAACAACATCAGATGGTCAATGTGGTGTTAGTGTTGCCTCCTAAACTCTCTAGAAGGATACCGGTCAGCTTGCGGTCTCTATAATAACTCTTCTGGAGCATGTATTATGATTTATGTAAATTACATATTCAGATATAAATTTCCAGATCTGCAGCAGGGAATTTTCTCAAAGAAAGAGAAGGACTTTAGCCTTATATTGGACTGAGGAATGACAGTTTCAAAGGTTAAAACAATTTTTCGGAAAGCAGAATTCAAAGAAATTTTGGACAGGAAGAAGCCTATTATCAACCTCTGCCGCTCAAAGGCCAAATATGACATGGTTTACACCTGAACATCAAAGGTATGTACAACAGAATTGTATCAAATGATAACTAAAGTGCAAAACAagattatacatatatttcccCCAGCCAGGGCGGAGATGACACAACCTAAAACAAACATGGACTTGTACAGGTAATCTATTGAACTGTACAATATGATACTACATTTAATGACAACATTTAAATCAGCAAAACAAGGTTATACATACATTTCCCTCAGCCAGTGCGGAGATAACATTTCCGAGGGCTGACAGTGACTTGTTGATGTTCTTGGCTTCATCCAGCACTGCACCCTCTGCTCCGGTCTTGCTTACCTGTACAACAGAAGGAAGACATGCAGTTATTAATCATGTCACTTAAGTTTCACAGATTTTTGAACCCTTAATATTTCTTGGTTTTCCTCTTGGTTTTCCTCTAAGTTCTGTTTTTTGTATcgctttttgttttttataatttttaataccTACTGATGATTTTAATAGATTGGTTGTATGTAGCCATAGTGTTatcatgtgtatttatttaatttttttaagcCTACAGCTTCTTTCTATATATTGTTTGcagttaaacatatatttgttttaagcacTTTTAAACgtatgtgttttatgataaaagaGCTATATAAAtggggtataataa encodes the following:
- the LOC128228495 gene encoding kinesin heavy chain-like isoform X2, with the protein product MIEPVAPSDETIKVVCRVRPLNSSEEKAGSKFVLKFPSDETISCGAKVFAFDRVLKPNVSQEYVYTVAAKPIVADVLSGYNGTIFAYGQTSSGKTHTMEGVMGNDDLQGIIPRIVQDIFNFIYGMDENLEFHIKVSYFEIYMDKIRDLLDVTKTNLSVHEDKNKVTFVKGATERFVSSPEEVMETIDEGKSNRHVAVTNMNEHSSRSHSVFLINVKQENTATQKKLSGKLYLVDLAGSEKVSKTGAEGAVLDEAKNINKSLSALGNVISALAEGNKSHVPYRDSKLTRILQESLGGNARTTMIICCSPASYNDSETKSTLLFGQRAKTIKNVVCVNEELTAEEWKRRYEREKEKNSKLKTVIENLQAELAAWRSGQSVPENEQVDVKKAGTEDSMTATPSTSMIGSMTGSIVISEADKASFEADKMKLYQLLDDKDDEINEQCQLIEKIQQQLLEQEELIAQERREKESLQADSATLSQEYDSAKDEVKEVLQALEELAMNYDQKSQEVEAKNNEYDQLNDELSQKINLLNSLQSELDTTKDSSLHQRKRITDMMMSLLRDLSDIGTIVGGNSAETKMVTGNSDKIEEEFTVARLYISKMKSEVKTLVMRAQALESTQADVNSKLSTAEKELDECRLVIQQHEAKMKSLQETIQDVDAKKRQLEENMDMLNERVVAAAAAEQVHVSAKEELQTSMDMKQALEAQMEVHREQHSKQLSSLRDEIATKQGLVDQLKDTNQKLTLALEKLQSDYDKLKQEESDKSSRLAELSLQRDRREQGRQDLMGLEETVAKELQTLHNLKKLFVQDLQNRVRKTSKKGEEDDEEDVGGSAAQKQKISFLENNLEQLTKVHKQLVRDNADLRCELPKLEKRLRATMDRVKALETALKDAKEGAMRDRKRYQHEVDRIKEAVRQKNLARRGHAAQIAKPIRPGQHPQPSGNTPQGIRGGGVVVAARA
- the LOC128228495 gene encoding kinesin heavy chain-like isoform X1, giving the protein MIEPVAPSDETIKVVCRVRPLNSSEEKAGSKFVLKFPSDETISCGGLGSESRGPAKVFAFDRVLKPNVSQEYVYTVAAKPIVADVLSGYNGTIFAYGQTSSGKTHTMEGVMGNDDLQGIIPRIVQDIFNFIYGMDENLEFHIKVSYFEIYMDKIRDLLDVTKTNLSVHEDKNKVTFVKGATERFVSSPEEVMETIDEGKSNRHVAVTNMNEHSSRSHSVFLINVKQENTATQKKLSGKLYLVDLAGSEKVSKTGAEGAVLDEAKNINKSLSALGNVISALAEGNKSHVPYRDSKLTRILQESLGGNARTTMIICCSPASYNDSETKSTLLFGQRAKTIKNVVCVNEELTAEEWKRRYEREKEKNSKLKTVIENLQAELAAWRSGQSVPENEQVDVKKAGTEDSMTATPSTSMIGSMTGSIVISEADKASFEADKMKLYQLLDDKDDEINEQCQLIEKIQQQLLEQEELIAQERREKESLQADSATLSQEYDSAKDEVKEVLQALEELAMNYDQKSQEVEAKNNEYDQLNDELSQKINLLNSLQSELDTTKDSSLHQRKRITDMMMSLLRDLSDIGTIVGGNSAETKMVTGNSDKIEEEFTVARLYISKMKSEVKTLVMRAQALESTQADVNSKLSTAEKELDECRLVIQQHEAKMKSLQETIQDVDAKKRQLEENMDMLNERVVAAAAAEQVHVSAKEELQTSMDMKQALEAQMEVHREQHSKQLSSLRDEIATKQGLVDQLKDTNQKLTLALEKLQSDYDKLKQEESDKSSRLAELSLQRDRREQGRQDLMGLEETVAKELQTLHNLKKLFVQDLQNRVRKTSKKGEEDDEEDVGGSAAQKQKISFLENNLEQLTKVHKQLVRDNADLRCELPKLEKRLRATMDRVKALETALKDAKEGAMRDRKRYQHEVDRIKEAVRQKNLARRGHAAQIAKPIRPGQHPQPSGNTPQGIRGGGVVVAARA